Part of the Henckelia pumila isolate YLH828 chromosome 2, ASM3356847v2, whole genome shotgun sequence genome is shown below.
AAAGTGATATCAAATAGTGATATGTATATAGTATTCGAAACCTAGCTTgccattaataaataaataaaattgagtttataaaaatttaatatattttcttGACTTAATTTTCGGACGAATAATTTTCTACATCACATTTAATTTGTATTTTCAATTAGTCAAAGTCATTGCCTCTCATTTTTATGAATTacgaaaaaattaaatcaacgCAAAGAGATCATCTCATATATCACTTTTGTGAACAGATATCTCATATGAGAGCACTTGGTACAACAAAGGGATTGATGAAACCCTGAAGGAAGAAGACAAGTTAGCAAGTACACTCTCGAAAGAAATTAAAAGAAGAAGGAGATCATACTAGTCAAAGCACACAGTGTCTTGATCCTTAGATAGTATAGGATGTACTTATCGGCTTTTCCTTAAAAGTTGAGTaggatttcaaaaattaaactaGGATgaacttatatataatttagaaaatggaaaattgcttttttggtcttgtatgtttgtcactttgtgattttagtcctttatattttcaggtTTCAGtattagtccgctatctttatttttttggcaattttagtcctttttccgacgtggcgctgacgtggcatcAATTCattgctgatgtggagctgacgtgtacaatgAAACGTAaacatttttgaataaaaaggacctaaattgccaaaaatcagaacatacatgactaaaactgaaatatgaaaacatagaagaccaaaatcgcaaagtgacaaacatacatgaccaaatttgcagttttttttttagaaaattaatttataatatttgagtagtatttaattatttgatggAGAGAAATGAGGCTGATCACTTATTTAAAAAGAAGCATGCATGCATCCAAAGACCAAGTCACAGGTCACAAGTTACCTCTCTTTCATCACATCCACAAACTCCACATTTACAATATTCTGAATCACAAACAGAACCAGTCACTTAATTATATAAATCTCCTGAATATAATCCATTAATCTTCACTCAATCGCCAAACTTGAACACCATGAGCCAAGAACAGCCCTCCAAAAGCGCCATTAATCTCCAAGAACCCCTCAAAAACGATGCCGTCGATCAAGCCGAAGCCATCAAGAAAGAGCTGAGATCCGTAGGCGTCACGTGCAACGAACAAGTCCAGCTATCTGGGAACATCACCATCGGCGAGGCCCTCGAAGCTACGGCCCTGACGGCAGGCCACCGGCCGGTGGATTATAGTGACGCGGCTGCCATACAGGCGGCGGAGGTGAGGGCCACGGGCCGAACCAACATCGTGCCCGGTGGCGTTGCTGCGGCTGCTCAATCAGCCGCCACTCGTAACGCTCGGCTTCAGAGGGATGAGGATAAGACCAAACTCGGAGAGATCCTGTCCGATGCCAGCACGAAGCTGCCATCGGATAAGGCGGTGACACGGCGGGACGCGGAGGGGGTGATCGGAGCCGAGCTGAGGAATGATCCCAATCTTTGCACTCGACCGGGAGGTGTGGCCGCGTCTCTTGCTGCAGCTGCAAGGCTTAACCAATCCAACAGTTCTTCTACTAACACTAGCACCACAACTCCTACTACGTACGACTCATAATTATGACTCATTAATGTGagcaaatattattattattattgtttatttatataGTTTTGCAAAATAATAGAAATGCTTATTAATTGTTTGGATATAAATAATCGAGTTAGCCACTGCTCCAAGTGATACCAAATGTATCAAATATAGTGATATGCATGGATCTTGTATTCTATAGTACCTATTCCCACCCCAAATcctataataataattttttgaaaaagagagttataataatatatacaatatatattatactttgtttaatttttacaaAACCCAATCAAATAGTGATATGAATCTCGTATTCGAGACCTCCAACCCAACTCCTTTAATAATAATGATGAAAAGGAGAGAAAAAGATCATATGCTATGGAGAAAAAAACAACATTGGTGCTATATATACATTGAAATAGACATGATCAGTATTTCATAtgtgtaattaattaaatcaattattatttaatCTTGTGATATGAATTAAAGAAGGTTATTCGAATGTTATCCTATGTTGTTTCTCTCTCCACAATAGAGGATGAGTTATGATAATTCAATTATTTTCTTGACCTAATTTTCGTGATGATTAATTTTCTATCACAAGAGgaaatatatctatatatattattatatatataataactgagtttttgccAAATATAGTAAAATCCCGCCAAAATTTTTTTGctaaaaaagggaaaaaaaacacTACTTATtactatttatattttaaatacaacGAAACACATTTCAAATCTTttcatactatatatatatataataaataaagatattTCACAAATATAATTGACTCAAATTTACatagtttataatttttttatttgctaaaaaatttacactttaaaaattagataaataaatactacaagtataataataaataaattttcagtttaaaattttcttaatcactctatataaatttattaattttatgaatctatatttatcaaataaatgatttaatatataaaattgttAAAATTTTTGTCGTTGAATTTTTAAAACGAAATACAATAGAAGATATAATATACGAAATGAAATAATTTTCAGAACAAAAAcgaaaaaaatagttttaaaaaatcattctttttcaaattattaaattaactattttatatttgacatattttgattatggatgattttcaaaaaatttaaattcaaaacttaatcacaatattacataattaaaaattgcataatatttgcattttcaattttgtgtaaaaaaaaactatacaaaATCACAACCGCAATTAAAACTATACAAAATCACTATCTATAACTACAAATTAAAAACATACAAAATCACTATCTTAATTAAAACTATACAAAATCACTACTGCCACTtcttaaatacaacaaaatcaaaatttaagaaaaatatagaataacttagttttaacaaaaatataaagTATTTATTCATATCTTGATTacgaaattaaatcacaatattcatataattaaacaaacacacacacacacacatatacatacatatatatatatatatatatatataagtggatttttttgtcatttttcgCAAAATTCTGACAAAAATGTATtgctaaaaacaaaaataaaaaaattcataattaaatcataatattcatgtaattaaaaatttcacatctatttaatacatatacatacatgtAAAAATACAcatgattattttaattattcttGATTTCATCATTccctttttaatatttatttactttccaaaacattaaaaatcatgaataaacatctatattatatatatatatatatatgtatataaacaaagattttgtcattttttagtAAAATCCGCTAAAACATTGTTtctaaaaactaaaattttgtgAACAAAACCGAaaaataaattgttttaaaaattatattttttcaaattattaattCAATTACTCATATTTGACATATTTGGATTACGGAGGAATATTTACAAACAATTTCATTTCTAAATTTAATCGCAATattcatgtaattaaaaattctataatatttgcatctatttatataaatatatattaatttaaaattacataggaatatttataatatttcagGATTTCAACATTTCATTCATAATATTTGCtttccaaaatatttaaaacatcaattaaattttttttaaaaaatccaatCTAAGATTCGAAAAATGTTCAATATAAATTTATACATATAcgtatatatagatatatatacaaaattccgtaatataatttatatacatACACCTTTAAGATCTAGAaatgttattattaaatataaatgtaaTTCCGTAATATTTGCATAGATTTATATACATAAATATCATTCCGTGATATTTTCTTTCTAAAACATCAACAATTCATCGTCTAATCGTAATATTTAtgtacaaaattaaaaattctataatattgacatatatttatatacatatatattcatttTAAATTACAAAGAATATTTACAAACAATTTTAATTCAACATTTctgataaatatataatattttcaatttgaaaACACTTATAATTAGAATTAAAGTgcacttttaaaatatatattgcataatattgctaatttaccatatatttgtgaatatatttatatacatatgtatcatgatatcaaaaaaaaaattgaaatactcGATAAATGTTAAATCTATACATGGATATATAGATTGGATAATGGGtctaatgtaaaaaaaaaaaaaaaatcctaagAAATACAGAATGTTTCATATTTACTATATAatgtatacatatatttatatacaaaatatatcataatatcaataaaacatttaaaatatccaattaatattaaaaatatacatgtatatatagatTACACAATGTTGTTGATTTACCATGTATGTATAAATCTTAACAAAAATTTCAGCATTCCATCTATgatcattgattttttttaaaaaaaaaaatttaaaaacatatatattttaagcttcgaaaaaaaaatcaaacttaatACTTTCATATATTAAGAGGGACGAGGATTAGACCAAATTCGGAGAGATCATGTCCGATGTCAGCACGAAGCTGCCAT
Proteins encoded:
- the LOC140885377 gene encoding late embryogenesis abundant protein 47-like, which gives rise to MSQEQPSKSAINLQEPLKNDAVDQAEAIKKELRSVGVTCNEQVQLSGNITIGEALEATALTAGHRPVDYSDAAAIQAAEVRATGRTNIVPGGVAAAAQSAATRNARLQRDEDKTKLGEILSDASTKLPSDKAVTRRDAEGVIGAELRNDPNLCTRPGGVAASLAAAARLNQSNSSSTNTSTTTPTTYDS